One Heptranchias perlo isolate sHepPer1 chromosome 31, sHepPer1.hap1, whole genome shotgun sequence DNA segment encodes these proteins:
- the LOC137300345 gene encoding histone acetyltransferase KAT6B-like, translating into MKNKHLGEATVGNRSNVTSSSVPRTIDQQRVNSLSSDSGEEEEEEEGEEEEEEEEEEEQQQSEDKLDDFQKRMLREHQEAVAKAEAQVDKINVIKERDRRKRIKISCDQLRDLLPKFEGRRNDMASVLEMTVKYLELVRALVPSQEQSRTLSVPEGLYEKWQKPTTKTEPAKPCSAQERATRPMGRRKMKKGPMKTCCTSQTAKGKKQALAGNAGISQHIPQLNTPFISALTQTEPSARPEMNSLKVILNQDTAPGDGGQICIQEKPTASREHVPSPVSCLPAKWFTTLPNGWGDQHLQNLLITGPKTLAPIQQNGSPGGNANQPDNLTFNSPDQWNDVQDHEDSTSSTADKSLEIPASTMDSDTSMNKSQTSASEVKPELEKSSFHVLDLSTLIAAENSLGNWPEVESPETTDELCAEEDVTMVDLIFLSL; encoded by the exons atgaagaataagCATCTGGGCGAAGCAACAGTGGGCAACAGAAGCAATGTGACCTCCTCTAGTGTCCCCAGGACCATTGACCAGCAAAGAGTCAACAGCCTCAG CAGTGattctggggaggaggaggaggaggaagaaggagaagaggaggaggaggaggaggaggaagaggagcagcagcagagtgAGGACAAACTTGATGACTTCCAGAAGCGGATGTTAAGGGAACATCAAGAAGCAGTGGCTAAAGCTGAAGCCCAGGTTGACAAGATAAATGTGATCAAAGAGCGAGACAGGAG GAAACGGATTAAAATCAGTTGTGATCAGCTTCGGGATCTGCTGCCCAAATTTGAAGGGCGAAGAAATGATATGGCATCAGTCTTGGAGATGACTGTGAAATACCTGGAGCTTGTCCGAGCACTTGTCCCATCACAGGAACAATCTAGA acGTTATCGGTACCTGAGGGGCTATATGAAAAGTGGCAGAAGCCCACCACAAAGACAGAGCCAGCAAAACCATGCTCTGCACAGGAGAGAGCTACGAGACCAATGGGGAGAAGAAAAAT GAAAAAGGGACCAATGAAAACTTGCTGTACAAGCCAAACTGCAAAGGGTAAAAAGCAAGCCTTGGCTGGAAATGCAGGCATCTCCCAGCACATTCCACAACTGAACACCCCTTTCATCTCCG ctCTAACCCAAACTGAGCCTAGTGCAAGGCCAGAAATGAACTCTCTCAAAGTTATTTTGAACCAAGACACAGCTCCTGGAGATGGTGGACAGATCTGTATTCAGG AGAAGCCTACAGCCTCTCGAGAACATGTGCCATCTCCAGTCAGCTGTCTACCTGCCAAGTGGTTTACAACTCTCCCCAACGGGTGGGGAGATCAGCACCTACAAAATCTTCTTATCACCGGTCCTAAAACTCTTGCTCCAATTCAACAAAATGG CTCTCCAGGGGGAAATGCTAATCAACCAGATAACCTGACCTTCAACAGCCCAGATCAATGGAATGATGTGCAAG ACCATGAAGATTCCACCAGCTCCACAGCTGACAAAAGCTTGGAGATTCCTGCATCAACTATGGATTCAGATACTTCAATGAACAAAAGTCAGACTTCAGCTTCAGAAGTGAAACCAGAATTGGAAAAATCATCATTCCATGTGCTGGATTTAAGTACACTAATAGCAGCAGAGAATTCGCTGGGAAACTGGCCAGAAGTGGAGTCGCCAGAGACAACAGATGAACTCTGTGCGGAGGAAGATGTGACTATGGTAGACTTGATCTTTTTAAGTTTATAA